AAACCCGCCACGGTATTGTAATCGGGATCGTTCAGGGAGAGGCCGAAGCGTTCGTTGAAATCTTCGATGGGCATCAGACCGTCAACGAGGCTGGAGCCGTCGGGGAAACTCTGGATTTCGGGTTGGGAATCGAATGGATCGCCCACCTCGCCGATGATTTCTTCCAGCAGGTCTTCGAGCGTTACGATGCCGGCCGTTCCTCCGTATTCGTCTAACACGATAGCGATATGCTGCTGGCGGTCACGGAAAAGCCGCAGCAACCCGCTTACTCTGGCGGTCTCCGGAATAAAGATCGCCTCGCGCATCAAATCCTTCGCCGAGCTGACGCGCTGTAGTTCGCCATACAGGGCGCTCAAGAGATCGTTGAGATGGACGATGCCGAGAACCTGATCCAGGTTTCTGCCGTAGACAGGAAGTTTGGTGAACGAGTGCTCCAGGTACAGTTGAATGATGTCCTCCAGTGTCGCGTCGGAAGGAACGGCGATCATTTCGGTGCGCGGCACCATCACGGAGCGGACCAGGGTATGTCCCAGGTCAAACACGGCGTAGAGCATTTCTTCCGCGTCGTCTTCGACCACGCCGATCCCCGCACTGTCTGAGACCAACATCTTGAGTTCCTCGATGGAATGTACGCGTTCGTGGCCTGTGGCGGGTTGAATCTTCATCAGGCGCAGGAGCAGATTCCCCGCTCCATTGAGCAGCCATATCGCCGGTCGGAAGATCCATTCGGCCCAGAGAGTGGGTCTGGCGACGGTGAGTGCAGTGCGTTCCGGGTTTTGAAGGGCAATCGACTTTGGCGTGAGTTCCCCGATGACGACGTGCAGGAATGTGATGACCAGGAAGGCCAGTCCTGCGGAAAGGCTGTGAGAGACTTCCGATTCGACCGTGGGCGGAAAGAGTTGGATGACGGGCTGCAGCAAGTTGCTGAGAGCGGGTTCCCCGATCCATCCCAAACCCAGACTGGCCAGGGTGATGCCGAGTTGTGTTGCGGCGATGAACCGGTCGGGCTCTTCGATCGCCTTGTGCACCCAATGTGCGGAGATGCTGCCTTTGTCGATGAGTTCAGCGATGCGCGTTCGGCGGACGCCGACGAGCGCAAACTCGGCTGCAACGAAAAATCCGTTCGCCAGGACGAGTAGAGCCACTCCGCCAAGTCTTAGTAAATCAAGCCAGACGTGATTTTCCATGAGTTATCCATTTGATTCGGTAGAGGCACAATTCTTGTGGATGCGATCTGCATCAGGAAGGTTTTGCCCGGCGGTAAATCACCGCGGCGCCATAACCAACGACCGAATGATAATCGCCCGTCGCGTCGCCGGAAGTGGCGTAGTAAACAATTTTAGCCCGATCGGCGCCGAGTTCTCGGGACGCCCACAACGTTGCAGCGATGGCGCCGCGACCGCAGGCAAATCCTACGCCCTCTTCATCGGCGGCGATGACTCCCGAGGGATCGAATCGCCCTATGCGAGCGAGGATTTCTTCGTCGAGGCGTTCTGCAATTTGCTGCGAATAAAAATGGGATAGATCGCTGCTGCCGATGATGATGGAGGACGCACCTCGGAGAGTATTTGCCAGTGAAGTTCCAACAGCCTTCGCCGTGACTTCACTTTGATCGCGCAACATGATGGGCAGCAATTTAAATGCGTGGTGAAAACATCTTTGTGCGAAGGGCAGTTCGATTTCCAGCGAGTGTTCCTGATCATGACGGACGTGCTGGATCTCGATACCCCAACTGTTTAATAAATCATCTTCTAACTGGTTCATTCGTTCGGCGTCGATCTCGATCGTTCCCAGCGGCGTTGCGTAAGCCGTGTGAGCGGATGTTAGGATTTTTGCCGGGTAGGGATTGTGCAGCGGCGAAAGGACAGCGACAACTTCCGGCTCCAGCCCTTCAAGGCAGCGAAAGGCATGCGCGGCCACGGGGCCGGAATAGCGATGCCCTGCGTGGGGAGTGATGATGCCAATGATCTCGCCATCGATTTGCGCACAATCGGCCGCACGCAAGTATTGATCGATCGACGAGGCCAGGGTCTTGAGGTCGCCGGGATACCAGGTGCCGGCGATTGGTGAGGGACGAATATCTTCCATCCGCTTGTAACGTTCTCCTGTTCAAAATTGTAGCATAGGTATCGAAGTTTCCGGGTGGCACATCCACGATCTCCATTGTCCCTTCCAACGAAAAAATCGCACTTGACAAAAGAACATATGTTCTGCTATGATGGGCGAGTAGAACAGGCGTTCTATCTATTGGCGTCCTAGGAGAAGGGAAATGGAAAAGGCATACATAAACCGGACCTATCTCGATCGACAGGCAAATCAAATCGAACGTGCGCTGACAACGATGTCCATTCCCGCGCGAGTTCAAGGCGGACAGGTGACGGATCAATGGATTCGTTATCGTCTGAAACCGGCTGGAGATATGCGCGTCACTCATGTCGCACAGGCTGCTGAGGCGATAGCGGATGCGATCGGTGCAGAAGGCATTCGAGTGGCCGAACACGGCGATGGCATCGCGATCGAAGTGCCGCGCGTTCG
The window above is part of the Anaerolineales bacterium genome. Proteins encoded here:
- a CDS encoding hemolysin family protein, whose product is MENHVWLDLLRLGGVALLVLANGFFVAAEFALVGVRRTRIAELIDKGSISAHWVHKAIEEPDRFIAATQLGITLASLGLGWIGEPALSNLLQPVIQLFPPTVESEVSHSLSAGLAFLVITFLHVVIGELTPKSIALQNPERTALTVARPTLWAEWIFRPAIWLLNGAGNLLLRLMKIQPATGHERVHSIEELKMLVSDSAGIGVVEDDAEEMLYAVFDLGHTLVRSVMVPRTEMIAVPSDATLEDIIQLYLEHSFTKLPVYGRNLDQVLGIVHLNDLLSALYGELQRVSSAKDLMREAIFIPETARVSGLLRLFRDRQQHIAIVLDEYGGTAGIVTLEDLLEEIIGEVGDPFDSQPEIQSFPDGSSLVDGLMPIEDFNERFGLSLNDPDYNTVAGFVIGKLGRLAQVGDVINAEGLQFQVEAMDGLRIARLSIRKISDTRSPSKPHPKPAD
- the amrB gene encoding AmmeMemoRadiSam system protein B, coding for MEDIRPSPIAGTWYPGDLKTLASSIDQYLRAADCAQIDGEIIGIITPHAGHRYSGPVAAHAFRCLEGLEPEVVAVLSPLHNPYPAKILTSAHTAYATPLGTIEIDAERMNQLEDDLLNSWGIEIQHVRHDQEHSLEIELPFAQRCFHHAFKLLPIMLRDQSEVTAKAVGTSLANTLRGASSIIIGSSDLSHFYSQQIAERLDEEILARIGRFDPSGVIAADEEGVGFACGRGAIAATLWASRELGADRAKIVYYATSGDATGDYHSVVGYGAAVIYRRAKPS